One Solanum pennellii chromosome 9, SPENNV200 DNA segment encodes these proteins:
- the LOC107031582 gene encoding homeobox protein LUMINIDEPENDENS, whose amino-acid sequence MENQLQLALTSPTTPFSSLFESQKEILNSQIYQLQNIVVQQCNLTGVNPLSQEMAAGALSIKIGKRPRDLLNPKAIKYMQSIFSIKDAINKKETREISALFGVTVTQVRDFFAAQRTRVRKFLRFSREKPITTNLSIEGPIPLSSDPSSQTEPVPLDSAVPISTEEGPSCLTQDEVLTAMDEKDRHFVDNILTLMCKEETFSGRVKLMDWILEVQNPSVLYWFLTKGGVMILSAWLSEAAGEEQTSVLHLILKVLCHLPLHKAFPGHMSAILQSVNSLRFYRTPDISNRARILLARWSKIFAKSQALKKRNGIKSASDMHDELLLQQSISEVVGDEIWNSKIEDEEGHANLCGTSENSRKLDSPQPVKLLMASSDDSNKRLKGALVTKTRERRKVQLMEQPSQRTTGRSLGRPAPATQGRPLSADDIQKAKMRAQFMQSKYGKTNNDDSSRVKPQAPNGITSSPNGNLLGVPKFQDRPKVEECEKKLNSVASKEPNQLENHLKLSFDVEEPPPKRCKKMQIPWRKPPEIQPSDAWKVCAGGESKEVDVQNKRIRREREIIYRTVQEIPLNPKEPWDREMDPDDTLTTELPLEQLPDAEGETGVLPQEDRETEAAALASTSNGIATTAEPDVELLAILLKHPELVYALTSGQGGNLSSEQIVKLLDSIKADGRNSLSIQTNLARDAEKNVEVSLPSPTPSSDPGTSGLSMQNFAKNPFSQRSSMVVPEANGVHQHAALVQSQEMLQASSLVHQQVTLAPQLAQQLALLQAAAGSYGNDHRPSPLNPSINQTVLTNPMHSQFSAASEPAVNRNNYSPFGLTEYNQQSATAAAAVRIQGETYGNIRSSQMPIANVQQRTISLHASQMTPQRPQLQTQAQPGYAPEHMWGTIPGSALNRGYQENAIPNHYNPHVTGHVEPGLQQATWRGNNNYAEGAGFESWSPDDSPVRRQEQVARWNYTQPQMNMRDSYRPDWSASRNPGHYSGYRGPDDGGNRRWGDRRR is encoded by the exons ATGGAAAATCAATTGCAATTGGCCTTGACCAGTCCTACGACGCCGTTCTCGAGCTTGTTCGAGTCGCAGAAGGAAATCCTTAATAGCCAGATTTATCAGCTCCAGAACATAGTTGTGCAACAATGTAACCTCACTGGCGTCAATCCCCTCTCTCAAGAGATG GCTGCTGGAGCTCTTTCAATAAAAATTG GCAAAAGGCCAAGGGATCTCCTAAACCCCAAGGCAATCAAGTATATGCAATCTATTTTCTCTATCAAAGATGCAATCAACAAGAAGGAAACACGTGAAATTAGTGCTCTTTTTGGTGTGACAGTCACACAG GTTCGAGATTTCTTTGCAGCTCAGCGCACAAGAGTTAGAAAGTTCCTGAGGTTTTCTAGAGAGAAGCCTATCACAACCAATTTATCTATTGAAGGCCCGATCCCATTGAGTTCTGATCCTAGTTCACAAACAGAACCAGTTCCCCTAGACAGTGCGGTTCCAATCTCTACAGAGGAGGGGCCATCTTGTTTGACACAAGATGAGGTCCTAACTGCCATGGATGAGAAGGATAGACATTTTGTTGATAATATTCTTACTTTAATGTGCAAAGAAGAAACCTTTTCTGGGAGGGTTAAGCTGATGGACTGGATCTTGGAAGTACAAAACCCCTCTGTGCTATATTG GTTTTTAACTAAAGGGGGTGTCATGATCTTATCTGCATGGTTGAGTGAAGCAGCTGGAGAAGAGCAAACCAGTGTTCTTCATCTCATCCTGAAG GTACTATGCCATCTTCCTTTACACAAAGCATTTCCTGGACATATGTCTGCTATACTGCAGAGTGTTAACAGTCTGCGATTTTATCGAACTCCAG ATATCTCAAACAGGGCAAGAATTTTGCTTGCAAGATGGAGCAAGATATTTGCAAAGAGCCAGGCTTTGAAGAAACGTAATGGGATTAAATCTGCTAGTGATATGCATGATGAGTTGTTATTGCAGCAGAG CATTAGCGAAGTTGTGGGCGACGAAATATGGAACTCAAAAATTGAGGAC GAAGAAGGTCATGCAAACCTCTGCGGGACGTCAGAGAATTCAAG GAAGTTGGATTCTCCACAGCCAGTTAAATTGCTTATGGCATCTTCAGATGATTCTAACAAGAGGCTTAAAGGAGCTTTGGTGACTA AAACTCGAGAGCGCAGAAAAGTTCAGCTAATGGAACAACCAAGCCAAAGAACAACGGGAAGGAGCCTAGGAAGACCAGCACCTGCAACTCAAGGCCGCCCACTCTCAGCAGATGATATCCAAAAAGCAAAAATGCGTGCACAGTTTATGCAGAGTAAATATGGGAAAACTAATAATGATGACAGTTCCCGGGTGAAGCCTCAAGCTCCAAATGGGATTACCTCTTCACCAAATGGCAACTTGCTTGGAGTTCCAAAATTTCAAGACCGGCCTAAAGTTGAGGAATGTGAAAAAAAGCTCAATAGTGTTGCCTCTAAAGAGCCCAATCAGCTGGAAAATCATCTCAAGTTGAGTTTTGACGTAGAGGAACCTCCACCTAAAAGGTGCAAGAAAATGCAGATCCCTTGGCGGAAACCACCAG AAATACAGCCCAGCGATGCATGGAAGGTTTGTGCTGGGGGTGAGAGTAAAGAAGTCGATGTTCAGAATAAGAGAATCCGTCGAGAGAGGGAAATCATTTACAGGACAGTTCAGGAAATTCCATTGAATCCCAAGGAACCTTGGGACCGTGAAATGGACCCTGATGACACATTAACCACAGAGCTCCCGCTTGAGCAATTACCAGATGCAGAAGGTGAAACAGGTGTTTTGCCGCAGGAGGACAGAGAAACTGAAGCTGCTGCATTAGCCAGTACATCAAATGGCATTGCAACTACAGCAGAACCTGATGTAGAGTTGCTTGCTATACTGCTAAAACATCCAGAGCTGGTTTATGCTTTGACGTCTGGCCAAGGTGGAAACTTGTCCAGTGAGCAAATTGTAAAGCTGCTTGATTCGATCAAAGCCGATGGGAGGAATTCACTTAGCATTCAAACAAATTTAGCCAGAGACGCTGAGAAGAATGTTGAAGTTTCTCTTCCATCCCCCACTCCTTCCAGTGATCCTGGAACG AGTGGATTGTCGATGCAGAACTTTGCTAAAAACCCTTTCTCGCAGAGAAGTTCAATGGTGGTTCCAGAAGCAAATGGTGTACATCAACATGCCGCGTTGGTCCAGTCGCAGGAAATGCTTCAAGCTAGCAGTTTGGTGCATCAGCAGGTCACCCTTGCGCCACAATTGGCCCAACAGTTGGCACTGCTTCAAGCAGCTGCAGGGTCTTATGGAAATGATCATCGACCATCTCCACTAAATCCTAGTATAAACCAGACAGTCCTTACAAATCCTATGCATTCACAATTTTCCGCCGCCTCAGAACCAGCAGTAAATAGAAATAATTACTCTCCCTTTGGATTGACGGAATACAATCAACAGAGTGCCACTGCAGCAGCAGCAGTAAGAATCCAAGGTGAAACATATGGTAATATTCGATCTTCGCAAATGCCTATAGCTAATGTACAACAAAGAACTATTAGCCTACATGCATCTCAAATGACACCACAAAGGCCACAACTACAAACACAGGCACAGCCTGGATATGCACCTGAACATATGTGGGGGACTATACCAGGATCAGCTTTAAATCGGGGTTATCAAGAAAATGCCATTCCTAACCATTACAATCCACATGTTACCGGGCATGTAGAACCAGGATTACAACAGGCTACATGGAGAGGAAACAACAACTATGCCGAGGGAGCTGGGTTTGAATCTTGGAGTCCTGATGATAGTCCTGTTAGGCGTCAGGAACAGGTTGCAAGATGGAATTACACACAACCTCAGATGAATATGAGAGACAGCTACAGACCTGATTGGTCTGCATCGCGTAATCCTGGGCATTATTCTGGCTATCGTGGTCCTGACGATGGTGGTAATAGGAGGTGGGGTGACAGGAGAAGATAA